Genomic window (Candidatus Zixiibacteriota bacterium):
TCTTGCGCTGATCGTTGTCGAACAGCTTCACAATCTGAAACCCCTGGCGGGCAAATTCTTTGTAGCTGACCAGGGCCGAGCCGATATTCCCCACCCCGAACAGGGCCACTCTCCAGTTACGATCTATTCCCAGAATCGAGGAAATCTGCGCGCGCAACTCGGTGACCGGGTATCCCAGGCCTCGGGTTCCGAACGATCCGAAAAACGACAGGTCCTTGCGCACCTGGGCCGGGGTCAGTTTTTCCCGGATGGCCAGTTCCTTGGAGGAGACTGTTGTGATCCCCTCTTTTTCCAGCACCAGCAGCGCCCGCAGATAGAGAGAAAGGCGCCTGATGGTCGATTCCGAGATGCGCTTTCTTGTTTTCCCAGTCACGTTAAGTCTGTTTCCAACTCGTCGTAGTGAACCAATGTACAAACGGCGTTCATGTGAAAAGGTTCACAAAAGAATAATATGGACCGACCCGGGAGTGTCAAGTGATTATTGTAACAAACTTTTTTTGCTATTGTCGACTAATTTTCGGCGCCTTTTGCGGCGTGCGCCCACATTTCGACAGGTCGTCGTACAATAATCCACAGCAGCTACTTAGGCGTTAGCAGCCGCGGCGAATAAGGCGAAATCCGAGCCAGGATTTCATAGTTTATCGAGGCCGCCCAGCCGGCCATCTGTTCCGCGCTGATTACGTCCTTCTTTTGGCTGCCCAGCAAGATAACCGGGTCTTCCAGGCGCACCCCGGCGATATCGGTGACATCGACCATGGTCAGGTTCATGCAGATTCGACCGCGGACCGGCGCGCGCCGGCCCCGTATAAGCACATACGCCAGGTTGGATAGAGAGCGATCGTACCCGTCGGCATATCCGGCCGGCAGGACCGCCAGGCGGGTCCGGCTGGTGGTGCGATAGGTGCAGCCGTACCCGATAAACGAGTCGGCCGGTACATCTTTCAGTTGGGTTACCCGGGTGTGCCAGCTTAAGACTGGCCGGAGCAGGTCGTTGTGGCCGCCGGCGAGACGGTAGCTGAGGTATGTCTCTTTCGACGGCCAATGACCGTAGAAAGCGATCCCCGGGCGCACCAGCTCGAATCTCGTCTTCTCGAACAGGATCAGGGCGGCCGACGACGCCGTATGCCGGACACTCGGGCCGATCCCCAGAGCCTTCATGCGGGCGACCATCCGGTTGAACCGGTCCAGCTGGTGCTGGGCGTATTCGTGGTTAGTTGTGTCCTCGATATTGGCGAAATGCATTCCGGCGCCGTACGGCTTTCGGAGATACTCATGCTTCCTATAGATCGCGGCGAACGAGCCGAGCTCTTTTTCGGTGATTCCCTGGCGGTTGGTGCCGGTCTCGAGCTTCAGGTGTGTTCGTAGCGGCGTTTTCCACTTATCTGCCAGTTTCCCCAAACCTGAGAGCGCTTCCCGCGTGAATACCACCGGTTCGAGATCGAACTCGAACACAGCCTCGAGATTGTGCAGAGGCACCGGTCCCAGAAGCATGATGCGGCGGTCCCAGCCGGAGTCGCGGCACAGGGCGGCTTCTTCCCAGGAGTGCACGGTGACATAACCAACTTCCGGATGGTCGTTCAGATAGCTGATGATCTCCGGCAGGCCGTGGCCGTAGGCGTTGGCCTTCACTGAGACGGCGATCATCCGCTTCCCGGCGAGACGGACCAGACTGCGGACATTATGATCGAGCGCGGCGCGTGAGAGTTCGATCCAGTTCAGCAGGCTTCGGCTGGTCATGGAGTTTTGTAATACGATTGGCGACTGTCGTGCACAACAAAAAGAATGGCGGCCGCGGCTTGGTGGCCCACCCCGCCTT
Coding sequences:
- a CDS encoding redox-sensing transcriptional repressor Rex yields the protein MTGKTRKRISESTIRRLSLYLRALLVLEKEGITTVSSKELAIREKLTPAQVRKDLSFFGSFGTRGLGYPVTELRAQISSILGIDRNWRVALFGVGNIGSALVSYKEFARQGFQIVKLFDNDQRKIGSNHKGIIISDVRNMAPEVREAGIEMAVVAVPATVAQYIVDDIVAAGIKAILNFAPINLRVPEDVYLRNENMSMELEYLSFALVNRHAEKRPRA
- the alr gene encoding alanine racemase, giving the protein MTSRSLLNWIELSRAALDHNVRSLVRLAGKRMIAVSVKANAYGHGLPEIISYLNDHPEVGYVTVHSWEEAALCRDSGWDRRIMLLGPVPLHNLEAVFEFDLEPVVFTREALSGLGKLADKWKTPLRTHLKLETGTNRQGITEKELGSFAAIYRKHEYLRKPYGAGMHFANIEDTTNHEYAQHQLDRFNRMVARMKALGIGPSVRHTASSAALILFEKTRFELVRPGIAFYGHWPSKETYLSYRLAGGHNDLLRPVLSWHTRVTQLKDVPADSFIGYGCTYRTTSRTRLAVLPAGYADGYDRSLSNLAYVLIRGRRAPVRGRICMNLTMVDVTDIAGVRLEDPVILLGSQKKDVISAEQMAGWAASINYEILARISPYSPRLLTPK